The following are encoded in a window of Gopherus flavomarginatus isolate rGopFla2 chromosome 10, rGopFla2.mat.asm, whole genome shotgun sequence genomic DNA:
- the RPL37A gene encoding 60S ribosomal protein L37a yields MAKRTKKVGIVGKYGTRYGASLRKMVKKIEISQHAKYTCSFCGKTKMKRKAVGIWHCGSCMKTVAGGAWTYNTTSAVTVKSAIRRLKELKDQ; encoded by the exons ATG GCTAAGCGCACCAAGAAAGTTGGGATTGTGGGTAAATATGGTACCCGTTATGGTGCTTCACTCAGGAAAATGGTAAAGAAAATTGAAATTAGCCAGCATGCCAAGTATACCTGCTCCTTCTGTGGCAAG ACCAAAATGAAGAGGAAAGCTGTAGGTATCTGGCATTGTGGATCCTGTATGAAGACAGTAGCTGGTGGTGCCTGGACCTATAA CACCACCTCTGCAGTGACAGTCAAATCTGCCATCAGAAGACTGAAGGAACTGAAAGACCAGTAG
- the LOC127030514 gene encoding uncharacterized protein LOC127030514 isoform X1: MLWSSQGHSETGGCLADRFLKGFNGGPLETKLSLVCSFYWRLKKDLQAGSKMEKVHSYLTLDEDDLLSDLSSGDLEMLLSFLVGKVHEIEVRVSTEKDEIMRLETEIAQYVAERDNCLSLAAQIVHLHPVLEEEFKTQEQLQAVASELKRLKKDIAQDTSEQPDAAKLEQLITESETTITSLHQKQRMFKSEKVHLTKVLETTQNTLSKAQAESHAADQELLCLQKECTEQANVKSLGDNEADRQLDACIRQLGVLNLLARKK; encoded by the exons ATGCTCTGGTCCAGCCAGGGGCACAGTGAGACGGGGGGCTGCTTGGCTGACAGATTTTTGAAGGGATTTAATGGTGGTCCACTGGAGACCAAGCTGAGCCTGGTCTGCTCATTTTATTGGAGACTCAAGAAGGATTTGCAGGCAG GGTCAAAGATGGAAAAGGTGCATTCCTATTTAACGTTGGATGAAGATGACTTGCTCTCTGACCTCAGCAGTGGGGACCTGGAG ATGTTGCTATCATTCCTGGTGGGTAAGGTACATGAAATCGAAGTGAGAGTGAGCACAGAGAAGGATGAGATTATGAGACTTGAGACAGAAATAGCACAATA TGTCGCAGAAAGAGACAACTGTCTGTCACTGGCAGCACAGATTGTGCATTTGCATCCAGTATTGGAAGAGGAATTTAAGACTCAAGAACAACTTCAAGCTGTTGCATCTGAGCTGAAAAGGCTGAAAAAGGACATTGCTCAAGATACCAG TGAGCAGCCAGATGCGGCCAAATTAGAACAATTGATAACTGAATCAGAAACCACGATAACCTCTCTCCATCAGAAACAGCGTATGTTTAAAAGCGAGAAAGTTCATCTGACTAAGGTACTGGAGACCACCCAAAATACTCTTTCCAAGGCACAGGCAGAAAGCCATGCAG CTGATCAGGAGCTGCTTTGCTTGCAGAAAGAATGTACTGAGCAAGCTAATGTGAAGTCTTTGGGGGATAATGAAGCCGACAGACAGCTGGATGCCTGCATCAGACAGCTGGGAGTGTTAAACCTCCTCGCTAGGAAGAAGTGA
- the LOC127030514 gene encoding uncharacterized protein LOC127030514 isoform X2, whose protein sequence is MEKVHSYLTLDEDDLLSDLSSGDLEMLLSFLVGKVHEIEVRVSTEKDEIMRLETEIAQYVAERDNCLSLAAQIVHLHPVLEEEFKTQEQLQAVASELKRLKKDIAQDTSEQPDAAKLEQLITESETTITSLHQKQRMFKSEKVHLTKVLETTQNTLSKAQAESHAADQELLCLQKECTEQANVKSLGDNEADRQLDACIRQLGVLNLLARKK, encoded by the exons ATGGAAAAGGTGCATTCCTATTTAACGTTGGATGAAGATGACTTGCTCTCTGACCTCAGCAGTGGGGACCTGGAG ATGTTGCTATCATTCCTGGTGGGTAAGGTACATGAAATCGAAGTGAGAGTGAGCACAGAGAAGGATGAGATTATGAGACTTGAGACAGAAATAGCACAATA TGTCGCAGAAAGAGACAACTGTCTGTCACTGGCAGCACAGATTGTGCATTTGCATCCAGTATTGGAAGAGGAATTTAAGACTCAAGAACAACTTCAAGCTGTTGCATCTGAGCTGAAAAGGCTGAAAAAGGACATTGCTCAAGATACCAG TGAGCAGCCAGATGCGGCCAAATTAGAACAATTGATAACTGAATCAGAAACCACGATAACCTCTCTCCATCAGAAACAGCGTATGTTTAAAAGCGAGAAAGTTCATCTGACTAAGGTACTGGAGACCACCCAAAATACTCTTTCCAAGGCACAGGCAGAAAGCCATGCAG CTGATCAGGAGCTGCTTTGCTTGCAGAAAGAATGTACTGAGCAAGCTAATGTGAAGTCTTTGGGGGATAATGAAGCCGACAGACAGCTGGATGCCTGCATCAGACAGCTGGGAGTGTTAAACCTCCTCGCTAGGAAGAAGTGA